The proteins below are encoded in one region of Tomitella fengzijianii:
- a CDS encoding cyclodehydratase, whose protein sequence is MSASNAAPTGPAASPPRGRPTSDERRMYRSMPRLDARFPVLLRGDGTVQIGMSPARAVVVRPPAGYGPRNLAALLRRLDGTSRLDRALRRTGIPLAHAGPILDELSRAGLLAPGPEDRVPRCTITVHGTGPLAERLREHLPAIGVQVRASGAHPDDADVLAAASSSAIVLAGQAVVEPRIRRLLHEAAMPHMHVHLRDGAGVVGPVVLPGRTACLGCGDLHRRDRDPAWPRLMLQQMGLRGRGDAPTIMVTTGVAADRLRTYLLGIRRARSAEPGDPPESGHQIEVGPGGSSVTTQPWPPHPECPCRSARPATADGALGDALTGGYGPAAVGS, encoded by the coding sequence ATGTCCGCATCGAATGCCGCCCCGACCGGCCCCGCCGCGTCCCCGCCGCGGGGCAGACCCACCTCCGACGAACGCCGCATGTACCGCTCCATGCCGCGCCTCGATGCCCGCTTTCCGGTGCTGTTGCGCGGCGACGGCACGGTCCAGATCGGGATGTCGCCCGCTCGGGCCGTCGTCGTGCGGCCGCCCGCGGGCTACGGCCCCCGGAACCTCGCGGCGCTGCTGCGCCGGCTGGACGGAACCAGCCGACTCGACCGCGCCTTGCGCCGTACCGGCATCCCCCTCGCCCACGCCGGTCCGATCCTCGACGAGCTGAGCCGCGCCGGGCTGCTCGCGCCGGGCCCGGAGGACCGCGTTCCCCGCTGCACGATCACCGTCCACGGGACGGGTCCGCTCGCCGAGAGGCTTCGCGAGCATCTTCCCGCGATCGGAGTGCAGGTCCGCGCCTCGGGCGCACACCCGGACGACGCCGACGTCCTCGCGGCGGCATCGTCGTCCGCGATCGTCCTGGCCGGCCAGGCCGTCGTCGAGCCGAGAATTCGGCGGTTGCTGCACGAGGCCGCGATGCCGCACATGCACGTGCACCTGCGCGACGGCGCCGGTGTCGTGGGCCCGGTGGTGCTGCCGGGCCGCACGGCGTGCCTGGGCTGCGGCGACCTGCACCGCCGCGACCGCGACCCGGCCTGGCCCCGGCTCATGCTCCAGCAGATGGGCCTGCGCGGGCGAGGAGATGCGCCCACGATCATGGTCACGACGGGCGTCGCAGCGGACCGGTTGCGCACGTACCTGCTCGGCATCCGCCGCGCGCGGTCGGCGGAGCCGGGCGATCCACCCGAGTCCGGTCACCAGATCGAGGTGGGCCCCGGCGGATCGTCGGTGACCACGCAGCCCTGGCCGCCGCACCCCGAGTGCCCGTGCCGATCCGCACGCCCAGCGACGGCCGACGGAGCGCTGGGGGACGCCCTCACCGGGGGTTACGGCCCCGCCGCGGTGGGATCGTGA
- a CDS encoding ATP-dependent DNA helicase UvrD2, producing the protein MAGSVADRAGSGRTDAALQGLDPEQTAAVLAPRGPVCVLAGAGTGKTRTITRRIAHLVAHGHVAAGQVLAVTFTARAAGEMRMRLRALGVDGGGGAVQARTFHAAALRQLKYFWPRVVGEVDWQLLDRKFAAVGQAASRAGAPTTKESVRDLASEIEWAKSSLIVPEQYAAAAARLHRDTPAPPEQVAAVYSGYEELKAASTMLDFDDLLLHTAAALEENSSVADEFRDRYRCFVVDEYQDVTPLQQRVLDAWLGPRDDLTVVGDANQTIYSFAGASPQHLLDFSRRFPDATVVRLERDYRSTPQVVDLANKAIGAARGRIAGTRLKLVGQRPPGPEPRFNEYDDEPAEAAAIAQRIGALIKEGTPASAIAVLYRINAQSELFENALTEAGVPYQIRGGDGFFQRQEIRQAAEALRRTAARDDLPDGADSGENLVALVRATLAPLGLSDSEPPGAQARERWTSLRSLVQLAEELRIHEPDLNLDGLLRELGRRADSRHPPVVEGVTLASLHAAKGLEWDAVFLAGVTDGMLPITHALGSGGRPDDEAAVEEERRLLYVGVTRARVHLSISWALARNEGGRKTRRRSRFLHGLIPDSSPASKIAPPAPRERKRARCRICGKALVGATDTKLGRCAGCPSDIDDDVFAALKDWRREKSRELDVPAFVIFTDATLTAIAEQLPAGDRALTAIPGIGAAKLERFGRDVLAIVAGDRPPSVGGPPIEPA; encoded by the coding sequence ATGGCCGGTTCGGTAGCCGACCGTGCAGGGTCCGGGCGCACCGACGCGGCGCTGCAGGGGCTGGACCCGGAGCAGACCGCTGCAGTGCTGGCGCCACGCGGGCCGGTGTGCGTGCTGGCGGGCGCGGGCACCGGCAAGACCCGCACCATCACCCGTCGCATCGCGCACCTGGTCGCCCACGGCCACGTGGCGGCGGGCCAGGTGCTGGCGGTGACCTTCACGGCGCGCGCCGCGGGGGAGATGCGGATGCGCCTGCGCGCGCTCGGCGTGGACGGCGGCGGCGGGGCCGTGCAGGCACGCACCTTCCACGCCGCCGCGCTGCGACAGCTCAAGTACTTCTGGCCGCGGGTGGTCGGCGAGGTGGATTGGCAACTGCTGGACCGCAAGTTCGCCGCGGTGGGGCAGGCGGCGTCGCGCGCCGGGGCGCCGACGACGAAAGAGTCGGTGCGCGACCTCGCCAGCGAGATCGAATGGGCCAAATCGTCGCTGATCGTCCCCGAGCAGTATGCGGCGGCGGCCGCGCGGCTCCACCGCGACACCCCCGCGCCGCCCGAGCAGGTGGCCGCCGTCTACTCGGGATACGAGGAGCTCAAGGCCGCCTCGACGATGCTCGACTTCGATGACCTCCTCCTGCATACTGCCGCCGCGCTGGAGGAGAACTCGTCGGTGGCGGACGAATTCCGCGACCGCTACCGGTGCTTCGTGGTGGACGAGTACCAGGACGTCACCCCGCTGCAACAGCGCGTGCTGGACGCATGGTTGGGTCCGCGCGACGACCTGACCGTCGTCGGCGACGCCAACCAGACGATCTACTCGTTCGCCGGCGCGTCGCCGCAGCACCTGCTTGATTTCTCGCGCAGGTTCCCCGATGCCACCGTCGTGCGCCTCGAGCGTGACTACCGGTCGACGCCGCAGGTCGTCGACCTGGCCAACAAGGCGATCGGCGCGGCGCGGGGGCGCATCGCGGGCACCCGTCTCAAGCTTGTCGGGCAGCGCCCGCCGGGCCCCGAGCCGCGGTTCAACGAGTACGACGACGAACCGGCCGAGGCCGCGGCGATCGCCCAGCGCATCGGTGCGTTGATCAAGGAGGGCACCCCCGCCTCCGCGATCGCGGTGCTCTACCGCATCAACGCGCAGTCGGAACTGTTCGAGAACGCGCTCACCGAGGCCGGGGTCCCGTACCAGATCCGCGGCGGCGACGGGTTCTTCCAGCGGCAGGAGATCCGGCAGGCGGCCGAGGCGCTGCGCCGGACGGCCGCGCGCGACGACCTCCCCGATGGCGCCGACAGCGGCGAGAACCTCGTCGCGCTGGTGCGCGCAACGCTCGCCCCTCTGGGCCTGTCCGACAGCGAGCCGCCGGGCGCGCAGGCCCGCGAGCGGTGGACATCGCTGCGCTCGCTCGTGCAGCTCGCCGAGGAACTCCGGATCCACGAACCCGACCTGAACCTCGACGGGCTCTTGCGCGAGCTCGGCCGGCGCGCCGATTCTCGCCACCCCCCGGTGGTGGAGGGGGTCACGCTCGCCTCGCTGCACGCCGCCAAAGGCCTCGAGTGGGATGCGGTGTTCCTGGCGGGCGTCACGGACGGGATGCTGCCGATCACGCACGCGCTCGGCTCGGGCGGCCGGCCGGACGACGAAGCCGCGGTGGAGGAGGAGCGACGACTGCTGTACGTCGGCGTGACGCGGGCGCGCGTGCACCTGTCCATTTCGTGGGCGCTGGCGCGCAACGAGGGCGGACGCAAGACCCGGCGGCGTTCGCGCTTCCTGCACGGGCTCATCCCGGATTCGTCACCGGCGTCGAAGATCGCGCCGCCCGCGCCGCGTGAGCGCAAGCGGGCCCGCTGCCGTATCTGCGGCAAGGCCCTGGTGGGCGCGACGGACACCAAGCTGGGGCGGTGCGCCGGATGCCCATCCGACATCGACGACGACGTGTTCGCCGCGCTCAAAGACTGGCGGCGGGAGAAATCGCGCGAGCTCGACGTGCCCGCCTTCGTGATCTTCACCGACGCCACCCTCACGGCCATCGCGGAGCAGCTGCCGGCGGGCGACCGCGCGCTCACGGCCATCCCCGGCATCGGGGCGGCCAAGCTCGAGCGCTTCGGCCGGGACGTGCTCGCCATCGTGGCGGGCGACCGGCCGCCGAGCGTCGGCGGACCGCCGATCGAACCCGCCTGA
- a CDS encoding potassium channel family protein, producing the protein MAGRPGPGRIRRRLFLDDELTDRPDYDLVNIVRVPMRPVSPSRSIIVRLVLGVGMIVLSGFIVYLQRDGYQDVAGKPMTLLDSMYHATVSVTTTGFGDISPVSESARLVNILVITPLRMAFLVVLVGTTIEVLTERSRQAFKIQRWRQRLRDHTVVIGYGTKGRAAVDALTGDGVPPGEIVVVDTDAAVLEKASHAGLVTVQGSGSKADVLRLAGAQRAAAVIVAANRDDTAVLVTLTAREVAPKAKIVAAVRESEYTHLLEQSGADSVVVSSATAGRLLGVATSTPNVVDMIEDLLTPDEGFAIAEREVEPDEVGGSPRHLRDIVLAVVRNGEMLRAGTADVDSIEENDRLLYIRKA; encoded by the coding sequence ATGGCCGGTAGGCCCGGCCCGGGGCGAATCCGCCGGCGGCTCTTCCTCGACGACGAGCTGACGGACCGCCCGGATTACGACCTGGTCAACATCGTCCGCGTCCCGATGCGGCCGGTCAGCCCCTCACGCAGCATCATCGTCCGGCTGGTGCTCGGCGTCGGGATGATCGTCTTGTCGGGATTCATCGTCTATCTGCAGCGTGACGGCTACCAGGACGTCGCGGGCAAGCCGATGACGCTGCTCGACTCGATGTACCACGCCACGGTGTCGGTGACCACCACCGGCTTCGGCGACATCTCACCGGTCAGCGAATCGGCCAGGCTCGTGAACATCCTGGTGATCACGCCGCTGCGGATGGCTTTCCTGGTGGTCCTGGTCGGCACGACCATCGAGGTGCTCACGGAGCGGTCCCGCCAGGCGTTCAAGATCCAACGTTGGAGGCAGAGGTTGCGCGATCACACAGTCGTCATCGGGTATGGAACGAAGGGACGCGCAGCGGTCGACGCCCTCACCGGTGACGGCGTGCCGCCCGGCGAGATCGTCGTCGTCGACACCGACGCGGCGGTCCTGGAGAAGGCATCGCACGCGGGCCTGGTGACCGTGCAGGGGTCGGGCAGCAAGGCGGACGTGCTCCGGCTCGCCGGCGCGCAGCGGGCGGCGGCCGTCATCGTCGCCGCCAATCGCGACGACACCGCGGTGCTCGTCACCCTCACCGCCCGCGAGGTGGCGCCCAAGGCCAAGATCGTCGCGGCCGTGCGCGAATCCGAGTACACCCACCTGCTCGAGCAGTCGGGCGCGGACTCCGTCGTCGTCTCCTCGGCCACGGCGGGACGGCTGCTGGGCGTGGCCACCTCCACGCCGAACGTCGTCGACATGATCGAGGACCTCCTCACCCCCGACGAAGGTTTCGCCATCGCCGAACGCGAGGTGGAACCCGACGAGGTGGGCGGCTCGCCGCGCCACTTGCGCGACATCGTCCTCGCCGTGGTCCGCAACGGCGAGATGCTGCGCGCGGGCACCGCGGACGTCGACTCCATCGAAGAGAACGACCGGCTCCTGTACATCCGGAAGGCCTGA
- a CDS encoding ABC1 kinase family protein, whose translation MSDIPRHGAARTAKLASLPLGIAGRAAAGLGRRLSGQAAEEINADLAAKAAEQLFAVLGELKGGAMKLGQAMSVFEAAMPDELAEPYREALTKLQRDAPPMQASAVHHVLDHQLGTAWRSRFAEFDDAPAAAASIGQVHRAVWADGRQVAVKVQYPGADEALRSDLRQLRRLTPVFRPFAPGTDVRALVDELTTRAEEELDYRIEAGYQRRFAAEFAGDPLISIPRVVASAPKVLVTEWLDGTPLSQTIAHGTPDERNDAAFRLCEFHFSSPARVGLMHTDPHPGNFMITEGGRLGVIDFGAAVELPDGLPKVLTDMVRLAVQDRPGDLVSLMTMAGYVGRGDKLPAEDAMQFLRPFVEPLRQDTFRFDRAWMQGIAETYTNLRGKEFQTSRSFTLPADYLMIHRVLSGSVAILCQLDAEAPFLSVIRRWAPGMVDDPAQ comes from the coding sequence GTGTCTGACATTCCTCGCCACGGTGCCGCACGCACCGCAAAGCTCGCGTCGTTGCCCCTGGGGATCGCGGGACGCGCCGCGGCCGGACTCGGGCGGAGGCTGAGCGGCCAGGCCGCCGAGGAGATCAACGCCGACCTCGCTGCGAAGGCGGCCGAGCAGCTCTTCGCCGTACTCGGCGAGTTGAAGGGCGGCGCGATGAAGCTCGGGCAGGCCATGAGCGTGTTCGAAGCCGCCATGCCCGACGAGCTCGCCGAGCCCTACCGTGAGGCCCTCACCAAGCTGCAACGCGACGCCCCACCCATGCAGGCGTCGGCAGTGCACCACGTGCTCGACCACCAGTTGGGCACGGCGTGGCGTTCGCGGTTCGCCGAGTTCGACGATGCCCCGGCCGCCGCCGCCAGCATCGGTCAGGTGCACCGTGCCGTCTGGGCGGACGGACGCCAGGTCGCCGTCAAGGTCCAGTACCCGGGCGCGGACGAGGCGCTGCGCTCCGATCTGCGGCAGCTGCGGCGGCTCACCCCGGTCTTCCGGCCCTTCGCCCCCGGGACGGACGTCCGCGCCCTGGTGGACGAGCTGACCACCCGTGCCGAGGAGGAGCTCGACTACCGCATCGAGGCCGGCTACCAGCGCCGGTTCGCGGCCGAGTTCGCCGGCGACCCGCTGATCTCGATCCCCCGTGTCGTCGCCAGTGCGCCCAAGGTGCTCGTGACCGAGTGGCTCGACGGCACCCCCTTGTCGCAGACCATCGCCCATGGCACCCCCGACGAGCGCAACGACGCGGCGTTCCGGCTGTGCGAGTTCCATTTCTCCTCGCCCGCCCGGGTCGGACTGATGCACACGGATCCGCACCCGGGGAACTTCATGATCACCGAGGGCGGCCGGCTGGGCGTGATCGACTTCGGCGCGGCGGTCGAACTGCCGGACGGGCTGCCGAAGGTGCTCACCGACATGGTGCGCCTGGCGGTCCAGGACCGCCCGGGCGACCTGGTTTCGCTGATGACGATGGCGGGGTACGTCGGCCGGGGCGACAAGCTGCCTGCAGAGGACGCGATGCAGTTCCTGCGGCCGTTCGTCGAGCCGCTGCGGCAGGACACCTTCCGTTTCGACCGCGCCTGGATGCAGGGCATCGCCGAGACCTACACCAACCTGCGCGGCAAGGAGTTCCAGACCAGCCGCTCGTTCACACTGCCCGCCGACTACCTGATGATCCATCGCGTGCTGAGCGGGTCGGTGGCCATCCTGTGCCAGCTCGACGCGGAGGCGCCGTTCCTGTCGGTGATCCGCCGCTGGGCCCCGGGGATGGTGGACGACCCCGCGCAGTGA
- the nudC gene encoding NAD(+) diphosphatase: protein MTRFALHEPPLLSRDPADPLARIDRTDAAALDAAWPAARVLKVGGRGKVRTDGAHVLLDPAVDVAAKRPDAAVLVGSDAGRQVWAVADPGLGSAPVPGEFDVDVSLGDLRTHGTVFGAAENRWLVTALALLNWHRGAGFCARDGAATAPGNAGWVRVCGTCGREEYPRTDPAIICLVHDDADKVLLARQPSWPQRRFSVLAGFVEAGESLEACVAREIGEEVGVPVRDVRYLGSQPWPFPRSIMLGFSAMADPEAPLRFHDGEIAEARWFTRGEVRDALALGDWAADADAPLLLPGSISIARGMIESWVDPR from the coding sequence GTGACCCGATTCGCACTGCACGAGCCCCCACTGCTGTCCCGCGACCCCGCCGACCCGCTGGCGCGGATCGATCGCACGGACGCGGCGGCCCTCGACGCGGCCTGGCCGGCCGCGCGGGTGCTCAAGGTCGGCGGGCGCGGCAAAGTGCGCACCGACGGCGCACACGTCCTCCTCGACCCGGCGGTCGACGTCGCGGCCAAGCGGCCGGACGCCGCGGTGCTTGTCGGCAGCGACGCCGGCCGGCAGGTGTGGGCGGTGGCCGACCCCGGGCTGGGCTCGGCGCCGGTGCCCGGCGAGTTCGACGTCGACGTCTCGCTCGGAGACCTGCGCACCCACGGCACCGTGTTCGGGGCCGCCGAAAACCGTTGGCTCGTCACCGCGCTGGCGCTGCTCAACTGGCACCGCGGCGCAGGATTCTGCGCGCGTGACGGTGCCGCCACGGCGCCCGGCAACGCGGGATGGGTGCGGGTGTGCGGGACATGCGGCCGCGAGGAGTATCCGCGCACGGATCCGGCGATCATCTGCCTGGTGCACGACGACGCCGACAAGGTCCTCCTCGCCCGCCAGCCGAGCTGGCCGCAGCGCCGCTTCTCGGTGCTCGCCGGCTTCGTCGAAGCAGGCGAATCGCTCGAGGCGTGCGTGGCGCGCGAGATCGGCGAGGAGGTGGGCGTGCCCGTCCGCGACGTCCGCTACCTGGGCAGCCAGCCGTGGCCGTTCCCGCGCTCGATCATGCTGGGATTCAGCGCGATGGCGGACCCGGAAGCGCCCCTGCGGTTCCACGACGGCGAGATCGCCGAGGCGCGCTGGTTCACCCGCGGCGAAGTGCGCGACGCGTTGGCGCTGGGCGACTGGGCGGCCGATGCCGACGCCCCGCTGCTGCTGCCGGGCAGCATCTCCATCGCACGGGGGATGATCGAATCCTGGGTGGATCCGCGCTGA
- a CDS encoding mycoredoxin, with translation MSTETSAPAAPETLTVYTTDWCPFCLKLKADLRADGIEFVEIDIEQQPAAAEFVASVNNGNHVVPTVHFPNGDVVTNPPFKGVRRRLGLSRD, from the coding sequence GTGAGCACCGAGACATCCGCGCCCGCGGCACCCGAGACCCTTACCGTCTACACCACCGACTGGTGTCCCTTCTGCCTCAAGCTGAAGGCCGACCTGCGCGCGGACGGCATCGAGTTCGTCGAGATCGACATCGAGCAGCAGCCCGCGGCCGCCGAGTTCGTGGCCTCTGTGAACAACGGCAACCATGTGGTGCCCACGGTGCACTTCCCCAACGGCGATGTGGTGACCAATCCGCCGTTCAAGGGCGTGCGCCGCCGCTTGGGGCTCTCCCGCGACTGA
- a CDS encoding M48 metallopeptidase family protein produces MSVQGKVEIRRSARRKRTVSARREGDVTVILMPAGLSAAREAELVDDMLGRLERSERRRRGRAGAGDEALEARAREMSDRWLGGAAQPASVRWVPVMRSRWASCTQTDGTIRVSEAARRFPAYVLDYLLVHELAHLVAPGGHTPRFWELVRRYPRTERAIGFLEASSVALRDPAAGAWGPHGADDCDDAAACDGSA; encoded by the coding sequence GTGAGTGTGCAGGGGAAGGTCGAGATCCGCAGAAGCGCGCGCCGCAAGCGCACCGTCAGCGCGCGCCGCGAAGGGGACGTGACGGTGATCCTGATGCCGGCCGGACTGTCGGCGGCGCGGGAGGCGGAGCTGGTCGACGACATGCTCGGCAGGCTGGAACGGTCGGAGCGGCGCCGGCGCGGCCGGGCGGGTGCGGGCGACGAGGCGCTCGAGGCGCGGGCGAGGGAGATGTCGGACCGTTGGCTGGGCGGAGCGGCGCAACCGGCGTCCGTCCGGTGGGTGCCGGTGATGCGGTCGCGGTGGGCGTCGTGCACGCAGACGGACGGGACCATCCGCGTCAGCGAGGCGGCCCGCCGCTTCCCGGCGTACGTGCTCGACTACCTGCTGGTGCACGAGCTGGCACACCTGGTGGCTCCGGGCGGACACACCCCGCGCTTCTGGGAACTGGTGCGCCGCTACCCGCGTACCGAGCGGGCGATCGGGTTCCTCGAGGCCAGTTCGGTGGCGCTGCGCGATCCCGCGGCAGGCGCATGGGGCCCGCACGGAGCGGACGACTGCGACGACGCGGCAGCGTGCGACGGGTCGGCCTGA